The window CCCCCATGTGATAAATTCGCTGATGATTATTCAATGTCAGTCACTGCGAGTATCCATCATCCTGTGGCTGGCATACTGTATTTAGTCATGGGAAAACTGTGCACAGGACATTTCACAAATGCTCAGTCATGTTACTTTTGGCTGACTGGACATTATCGTCAAGAGATTTGTCCTGAATTAACTTTTGTCAGGTTACATTTGCCAGACAAGCATGAGATAATGATGGACACATTTCTGTACTGCAGAAAGACCttcatttttgtatattttttgtacatattgtttcattttaatattctCATTTTGAAACGAtctggatgtgtgtatgtttaccACAAACGACTGGAGAAATCTAGTATAAAAGCGAGaacattagctagctaattCTGTGGGTAGCAGACAGAAAATTGGCCTTTAGCATTAAGTATATTAGTATAAAAACCTGGCCATTCATTCACAATAAATGCTGCAACTGATGATGAAAggcaaaagaaaggaaaggtaAAGAGAGCACTTTTTATGAGGAGAACTGACAGAAAGTGGTGTTTTAAACATGGTAATGCACTGTTCAACTCCATTAAGGACCTAAGGTCTCTGTAAATGCCACTATTGCCAGAATGGAGGGAATAGACatccatttttgtctttttcagtaAATGGGTTGTGTAAGAGATTAAAATCAAGTTTGATATACTAAGCAGAACAGATGAGGTGTCACTTGGATGGTAGTGACCCTCATCTGCAGCATGCTGCTGATCTCCCAGCAGTGCTTTTTACACGTAATTACAGATAGACCAATTAATGATGACATCCTGTAATTAATTTGAGTGCATGCTCCGGTGCCAACAGATTAGCTCAGAATAAGGTGCGTACAGTGTGTGCAGAAACATTCTAGGTAGGGATTTTATTACAGCAATAACAGGAAAGATGGAAAGGAGGCAGGCAAGGTGGATGCAAGGATAGTTTAAGGTGACCAATGTAGTGATGGTGTATATTTATCTAAAGTGACATTGGACAGCCATTCTTTCTTCTCAGCTCAACAGAGAAAAGATCTAGATCAATTACCAAATGTGcataaagagggaaaaaaatctaTCCACAAGAATCCGCCCAATGCTCAGTGAAATGTCAGCAGTAgtaaaaagagtgtgtgttttgtcccaTGCAGAGTATGGAGGCTTGGGTCTTGACTTCAGCTACAACATAGCCGTGTCAGAGGAGCTGGGACACATCCGCTGTGGAGGCATCCCCATGGCCATCGGTGTACAGACTGACATGGCTACTCCTGCACTGGCCAGGTACAATCCCACAGGCTTAATGGTTCACGATGGAGCATGAGTGATGAAGCAGTTTGATTCATTTGCTGACATTTGTCTAAGGCGAAAGAAGTTTAGATTTACATATCCCCCTAATCCAGCGTTTTCACTATTCTCTTAATGTCAATGCCCAGCAGTTCGGGTTGTCtttttgtaaatgtacattttgccTGTGGCACAAATCTCCCTCCACTGCTGCCTTTTCTTATCAGGACAACAGTTAGTCAATGACTCAGGCAACAATGTCTGCTTCGGGTTTGTCCCTTTTTACACCAACACTAGAGCCACTTATGTCAGAGCTGGaggacattttcaaacattcGTCCCACAGGGAAGCGTTTCACTTTGAGGTGATAAAACAACTGTTGCCCTGTTTCACCTGCAGATAATTACACTGTGTTTGATGTATGAAAACCACGTCCAAACTATGGaagaatttctgacattttcttcattcttcatTTGGTCCAGCTCTGCAGTGATGTCTGTCTCCTTTTTCGCTCCATCTTCTTTTAGCGTGTGTTTAGTTTAGTGTATTATCACTAAACCTGCGCTGGTTAACAGGTCGTGAGTTGCACCGATTGTactgaatgtgatgcagtgcAATCCGTTTAGCCTGCTGTACATCCCTTTATCAAAGGTACACTCCCTAGAGGGTATGTTTATTAATATAGGGTGTTTGGTAATTGTCTGTCTCACCCACGTAGGGCCTTGGCTTGTTGTGTGATATCCTCCTGCTatgaaacagctgctggtgACACATGACAGAATTCAGTGAAGTAGACAGTTGGAGTCTCAGGAGCTTAATTAGGGGATCTACACTAGCCTGCAATGAGTTCTAAGTACTAAGAGAGCAGCAAAAAAGGGGGGGATACCAGGAGCTTCAGGGTAAGACTCCCTCCTCTGGAACTCTAAGTGCCTCAAACATGGCAGTGTTGTTTTAAAGCACGCAAACTACTGCTCTGTCTTGCCACAGCTGGACTGTacagttcaacattttcacacaacTTTTAGACATAGAAAGCATTTGAGGTGTCTGCGTTTACTGGAAATCAATGAGGGATGCTTTTGGATTTCCTTATGTGTTTtcaatttctttgtgtgtgtgtgtgtgtgtctgtaggttTGGTTCAGCTGAGGTAAAGAAGGAGTTCCTTCTTCCCTCCATCTTGGGGGACAAAGTGGCCTGTCTTGGAGTTAGTGAAGTTGGAGCCGGCTCTGACGTCTCAAGTAAGTCTCTCCATCATCCTAAGGTCATTCGTTTTCATATAATTTCCTTTTCAGCCCCTGAAGGGCCTTTTGAATTCACGATTGCTGCAAAAATGATCGAGGAGCCAGAAATACAGCAGTTTTACAATCGATTTGGCTGATATTCACTCAGGAGAGAAGGGTGGCATGCTGAATGCAACACATTGTATATGGGCGGAAGTTCACTTTCACCCCTTTTCTTGCCCTCTTTCCGTCTGGATTAGTATGTATTACGTTTGACATCTAGAATAATAAACCAGCATCAGACTAAAGTCTTTTGATTTGAGGGACAAAATTGTATTTCTTTGATTATTCATGCATTGACACGTTTCATTTAACCTTCTGTCCTTACCCTCATCTTCACTATTTTCCCTCTCCATCCATTTGCACGCTCCACCACACGTCGATTCAGGCATCAAGACCAAGGCAGTGAGGAAAGGGGATGAATATGTGATCAACGGAGGAAAGATGTGGACCACCAACGGTACCCAGGCTGACTGGATGTGCCTCCTCGCCAACACCAGCGACGGGCCCCCGCACAGGAACAAATCTCTCATCTGTTTGCCCATGAACCTGCCAGGTAGGAGCCAGTTAGCTGTTTAGCATTATTTTCCTGTAAAAGCAGAGGGCAAAAACCATTTAAGATGaaagttaaacattttaatgaacatTCATCATCTGGGCTTCATGTGTATCTAGAAACAGTCGTCTAACTTGGCTGAACCCTAAACACCCTTTCTATAGAATTTCTGCATCTGTTTTATCAGTAGGGCGTGTTGTTATTCGTGTGGCTTTGCCAGATGCatgatgagtttttttttccctgtccTTCCCGCTGCAGGAGTACACATCGCTCGCAAGATCGATAAACTCGGCATGTTTTCATCAGACACAGCTGAGGTGTTCTTCGATGACGTTCGCGTGCCCTGCAAGAACGTCATCGGCCAGGAAGGCATGGGCTTCACATATCAGATGCTTCAGTTCCAAGAAGAGAGGCTCTGGGCAGTGGCCAATGGTGAGTGGGCCTTTCATACAGTTCTCCTGCAGATCTCATTGTAAGTTGTAGTTTCCAGAAACTAGGGAGTTCAGGTCACAAAGTTCAAGTTATTAATCTTCTATAAAGTTGttgtgtgctttttattttgagtAACGAGCATGAGTCAATATTATCTTTGGTAGAACTTGTGAGAAACTATTTGGGAGACGTGAAACTGCTCATGCTTATACTGAAACTGACGCTGATGCGTTTGTCTGGCCTGGTAAAATTTTAGCCAACATATCAGAGGCATGATTGCTGctattaaagaaaaagaaaagacgaCGGCTTGTATAATCCCAACCAGAAAACAGCAGTAGCAGTGAGGTGACATCTCTATCTCTCTGCCCGATCACCCCCAGTGTTGACCATGATGGACACCGTTATTCAGGAAACCATCCAGTACACGAGGCAGAGGAAGATCTTCAAGCAGCCCGTCCTCCACCACCAGTCGGTTCACTTCAGGctggctgagctgcagacagaagTCGAGCTGCTCCGCTCCCTCCTCCACAGTGCTACAGGTGGGGTCGCTATAGTCAGTCCTAACAGAAATTAAAGATCGATGGTAGCTTGGTGGTGTTGGCTGCATCTGAATGACCCTCTTAGTGCTcccatgtgtgtctgtataaaTGGCATATGTTCTCTAGATTAAGCTTCCTTTTCTTCATAAGATGTGGTAGATAAGGGTGGTTCATCTCCAGATAGTACATATACAAAACACGTTAAAAACCCAGGTCTGGATTGGAGGCATACTTGCTTGGATTTATATGTGCAGTATTTTAGGAAAATCGCACCAAAACGTGCAGCTGTCCTCACAC of the Chelmon rostratus isolate fCheRos1 chromosome 16, fCheRos1.pri, whole genome shotgun sequence genome contains:
- the zgc:85777 gene encoding LOW QUALITY PROTEIN: probable acyl-CoA dehydrogenase 6 (The sequence of the model RefSeq protein was modified relative to this genomic sequence to represent the inferred CDS: inserted 1 base in 1 codon), yielding MRTQARXTEMALREGALRANLLVNSRNFYKFTSFVGVRSVSENVSSKPVTSSAPETTGGHLIYTQEHFALKESLRKIIDQDINPHVDQWEAEGKFPAHKVFKILGSAGFLGVNKPVEYGGLGLDFSYNIAVSEELGHIRCGGIPMAIGVQTDMATPALARFGSAEVKKEFLLPSILGDKVACLGVSEVGAGSDVSSIKTKAVRKGDEYVINGGKMWTTNGTQADWMCLLANTSDGPPHRNKSLICLPMNLPGVHIARKIDKLGMFSSDTAEVFFDDVRVPCKNVIGQEGMGFTYQMLQFQEERLWAVANVLTMMDTVIQETIQYTRQRKIFKQPVLHHQSVHFRLAELQTEVELLRSLLHSATALYIKGNDVTKLASMAKLKGGRLAREVSDSCLQYWGGMGFTSDVLVSRFYRDSRLISIGGGADEVMLGIISKYMDTLPKN